One part of the Halopenitus persicus genome encodes these proteins:
- a CDS encoding DUF3368 domain-containing protein, whose amino-acid sequence MTRTEAFRDRGGMRVVSPEPTDLRTEFERQLDRGEAAAIAYAIDVDAERVLIDEREGRATATRHDVPVTGVVGIHLRASARDDVDLESELDALREAGFWISDALYERAVETDERG is encoded by the coding sequence GTGACTCGAACCGAAGCGTTTCGGGATCGGGGCGGGATGCGGGTCGTCTCTCCGGAACCGACCGACCTCCGAACCGAGTTCGAGCGACAGCTCGACCGGGGAGAGGCTGCGGCCATCGCATACGCCATCGACGTCGATGCGGAGCGCGTGCTCATCGACGAGCGTGAGGGCCGTGCGACGGCAACGCGTCACGACGTCCCGGTGACCGGCGTCGTGGGAATCCACCTCCGCGCGTCGGCCCGGGACGACGTCGATCTCGAATCGGAACTCGATGCACTCCGCGAGGCGGGGTTTTGGATCTCGGATGCGCTGTACGAGCGCGCGGTCGAGACGGACGAACGTGGGTGA
- a CDS encoding UPF0175 family protein: MSSIDLPPDVLDAIAAPPADREPIVRRELAVSLYREGYLSFGKARDLAGLSKAAFHRLLGERGVERHYTEADLALDVEYARE; this comes from the coding sequence ATGAGCAGCATCGATCTCCCGCCCGACGTGCTGGATGCGATCGCCGCGCCGCCGGCGGACCGCGAGCCGATCGTCAGGCGGGAACTCGCGGTGTCGCTGTACCGGGAGGGATATTTGTCATTCGGGAAGGCACGGGATCTGGCCGGGCTCTCGAAGGCGGCGTTCCACCGACTGCTGGGCGAGCGTGGGGTGGAGCGACACTACACCGAGGCGGATCTCGCGCTCGACGTCGAGTACGCGCGAGAATGA
- the kdsA gene encoding 3-deoxy-8-phosphooctulonate synthase, translating to MELSNKISASNEDPFFLIAGPCVIESEEQVLKTARELTSITERYDIDLIFKSSFDKANRSSISSYRGPGMKQGLEILQRVKDEYDLPVITDFHIPEQADPVSEIVDILQVPAFLSRQTDMLTAAGETGLPINVKKGQFLSAEGMDNVVDKIESMGNEQIMLCERGAMFGYNNLVVDMRNLDIMKELGKPVVFDTTHSVQRPGARGDSSGGDRRFAPTLARAALGAGVAGIFAEVHPDPPSAKCDAKTQLPLDEFESHLEQWKAIDETVKYD from the coding sequence ATGGAACTCAGTAACAAAATTTCGGCCTCCAACGAGGACCCATTTTTTTTGATCGCAGGACCGTGTGTGATCGAATCAGAGGAACAAGTCCTGAAGACAGCACGAGAATTGACATCTATTACTGAGCGCTACGATATCGATTTGATCTTCAAAAGTTCGTTCGACAAAGCAAATCGCTCGTCGATCAGTTCATATCGTGGTCCAGGGATGAAACAAGGTCTTGAAATCCTTCAGCGCGTCAAGGACGAGTACGACCTTCCAGTCATAACCGACTTCCACATACCTGAACAGGCCGACCCAGTTTCAGAAATTGTTGACATTCTGCAAGTTCCTGCATTCCTCTCACGGCAAACTGATATGCTCACCGCAGCTGGAGAAACAGGACTCCCAATAAACGTCAAAAAAGGTCAGTTCCTCTCAGCGGAAGGGATGGACAACGTTGTAGATAAAATCGAATCGATGGGAAACGAACAGATTATGCTCTGCGAACGCGGCGCGATGTTCGGATACAACAACCTCGTCGTCGATATGCGAAACCTCGATATTATGAAAGAACTCGGCAAGCCGGTTGTGTTCGACACGACGCATTCCGTTCAACGGCCTGGGGCGCGTGGTGACTCAAGCGGTGGGGACCGCCGTTTTGCGCCAACACTGGCTCGGGCCGCACTTGGGGCTGGTGTGGCAGGCATTTTCGCAGAGGTGCATCCAGATCCACCATCGGCCAAATGCGATGCAAAGACACAACTACCCCTTGATGAGTTTGAGTCGCATCTTGAGCAGTGGAAGGCTATCGACGAAACGGTGAAGTATGACTAG
- a CDS encoding sugar phosphate nucleotidyltransferase: MQVVVPAAGRGSRLGALTADRPTGLVAVAGRPLLAHVVDRAIGAGADELVVVIGYEGTRIVDRFGDVYEGTPITYVHQRERRGLAHAVLQAAPHVSGSFLVVNGDNVFAESLRPVVDALGRSGVDGVLAEAILKKDVREDSSVRSLQRKTTGRDRRYYSGRPENRDNRPICHRQIPNRSPDERNSMPSAMSRRTIRSTRRWSSSSALPQRCSKESV; the protein is encoded by the coding sequence ATGCAGGTCGTGGTTCCCGCGGCCGGGCGTGGGTCGCGTCTCGGGGCGCTGACCGCGGATCGACCGACGGGCCTGGTCGCGGTCGCCGGCCGGCCCCTGCTCGCGCACGTGGTCGATCGGGCGATCGGGGCGGGCGCCGACGAGCTGGTCGTCGTGATCGGGTACGAGGGGACGCGGATCGTCGACCGGTTCGGCGACGTATACGAGGGCACGCCGATCACGTACGTCCACCAGCGCGAGCGGCGCGGGCTCGCGCACGCGGTGCTGCAGGCGGCGCCCCACGTTTCGGGGTCGTTTCTGGTCGTGAACGGGGACAACGTCTTCGCGGAGTCGCTTCGGCCGGTCGTCGACGCGCTGGGGCGATCCGGGGTCGACGGCGTCCTCGCGGAAGCGATATTAAAGAAGGATGTTCGCGAGGATTCTTCGGTACGATCTCTACAGAGGAAAACAACGGGACGAGACCGACGATATTATTCGGGCCGACCGGAAAATCGGGATAACCGACCGATATGTCATCGTCAGATCCCGAACCGGTCTCCAGACGAGCGAAACTCAATGCCCTCCGCGATGTCGCGACGTACGATCCGAAGTACACGACGATGGTCGTCGTCCTCGGCGTTGCCGCAGCGGTGCTCGAAGGAGTCGGTCTGA
- a CDS encoding KpsF/GutQ family sugar-phosphate isomerase, with protein MTSEQTKRDQPAVSDAVLRTLSIQKDSLEALHNSQTVDAIAQVANVIDEEDGRVIFTGIGKSGDVGQKISSTFNSIGISSHTIHPVEALHGDLGALADNDIVVLISNSGNTDEMVELLQFLGSFDATTVAITSDPSSKLGQQTDYHINTKVEEEGAVVDLVPMASATATMAIGDGIANALMASRDFGKQDYGHFHPGGPIGKRLLLTVEDLLYKEMPETHPSDTLAQVAVKVSEGGKGIAVVQDDESHVEGIITDGDIRRLIESGTDLHNITAEDVMTTSPVTTSPETLAIRALETIEEYSITQLVVTDDDDRLVGVLHIHDIMEEGLTQ; from the coding sequence ATGACTAGTGAGCAGACAAAGAGAGACCAACCCGCCGTTAGCGATGCAGTCCTTCGTACTTTATCGATCCAAAAGGATTCACTCGAAGCACTACATAATAGTCAGACTGTTGATGCGATCGCGCAAGTGGCGAATGTGATTGACGAGGAAGACGGTCGAGTTATTTTCACTGGAATTGGTAAATCTGGAGACGTGGGACAAAAGATTTCATCGACGTTTAATAGCATAGGAATCTCTTCACATACTATTCATCCTGTCGAGGCTCTCCACGGGGATTTAGGTGCGCTAGCGGATAACGACATCGTCGTTCTCATTTCAAACAGCGGTAACACTGATGAGATGGTTGAGTTGCTTCAATTCCTCGGTTCCTTTGATGCGACAACAGTCGCAATAACGTCTGATCCAAGCTCGAAATTAGGACAGCAAACGGACTATCATATTAATACGAAAGTGGAAGAGGAAGGTGCTGTCGTCGATCTAGTTCCGATGGCTAGCGCGACCGCCACAATGGCTATCGGAGACGGTATCGCTAACGCGTTGATGGCAAGCCGGGATTTCGGGAAACAAGATTACGGCCATTTTCACCCTGGAGGACCCATCGGAAAGCGCCTCCTGCTTACTGTAGAAGATCTGCTGTACAAAGAAATGCCAGAAACACATCCTTCGGATACATTAGCCCAAGTTGCTGTCAAAGTGAGTGAAGGTGGGAAAGGTATAGCTGTCGTTCAAGATGATGAAAGTCACGTAGAAGGTATAATAACTGATGGAGATATACGTCGCTTAATTGAGTCTGGAACAGATCTTCATAATATTACGGCTGAAGATGTGATGACTACTAGTCCAGTTACAACATCGCCTGAGACACTTGCGATACGCGCACTTGAAACGATTGAAGAGTATAGCATCACGCAACTTGTTGTGACAGATGATGATGATAGATTAGTAGGTGTCTTGCATATACACGACATTATGGAGGAGGGATTAACACAATGA
- a CDS encoding ABC transporter ATP-binding protein, with amino-acid sequence MVARYTTSFAVAWFREALRTYYIRDLQTRAFRNALNARVEYFDEEGSDDILNAIVTQTNYAGAVISQGINFTQQSFLTGVYFIVALMIAPILTIATGVVLGGFSLFFRRILDSGYDVGEQVAEANELRQEAAQAGTQGIRDVRVFGLAEELFEDFTDAIEQFTISRIVLRRNEAAINNFYNLVVAVSVFVLIFLALTFANLSVGELGVFLFAMFRLGPKASQVNTLYYKVENNLPHLVRTIQFTDELATYEEPTESTRDVPDKIHEIEFDDVHFSYDDEEQVLRGIDFTVEKGEFVGFVGQSGAGKSTIVSLLARLYPVDRGEIRANGIPIDEMDIAEWRDRLSMVRQDPFIFNDTLRYNLTLENRDVSESELDQVCKIAKVDEFIDELPKGYDSLLGDDGVRLSGGQQQRVALARALLEDADVLILDEATSDLDSNLEKKVQRAIEEMDRDYAIVTIAHRLSTVKNADRIYTVERGRITEVGEHRELVDNDGKYAELYGIQSSG; translated from the coding sequence ATGGTCGCACGGTACACGACCAGCTTTGCGGTTGCATGGTTTCGCGAGGCATTACGAACCTACTATATCCGGGACCTTCAGACGCGTGCGTTCCGGAATGCATTGAACGCGCGGGTAGAGTACTTCGATGAGGAGGGTTCCGATGATATTTTGAATGCGATCGTCACCCAGACGAATTACGCGGGAGCAGTAATCAGCCAGGGGATTAACTTCACTCAACAATCCTTTCTCACCGGTGTATACTTCATCGTCGCGTTGATGATCGCTCCGATACTGACGATTGCTACTGGAGTCGTCCTCGGTGGATTTTCCCTGTTTTTCCGTCGCATTCTTGACTCGGGGTACGACGTCGGCGAACAGGTCGCAGAGGCGAATGAGCTCCGTCAAGAAGCAGCACAGGCTGGCACGCAAGGAATTCGTGACGTGCGGGTTTTCGGGCTCGCCGAAGAACTGTTCGAAGATTTCACCGACGCAATTGAACAGTTCACCATATCTCGAATTGTTCTCCGACGGAACGAGGCCGCGATCAACAACTTCTACAATCTCGTCGTCGCCGTCTCGGTGTTCGTGCTGATCTTCCTCGCGTTGACGTTCGCGAACCTCTCGGTCGGCGAACTCGGCGTGTTCCTCTTCGCGATGTTCCGACTTGGCCCGAAGGCAAGCCAAGTGAACACGCTGTACTACAAGGTAGAAAACAACCTCCCACACCTCGTTCGGACTATCCAATTCACTGACGAACTCGCGACGTATGAGGAGCCCACCGAATCGACTCGTGATGTTCCGGACAAAATTCACGAAATTGAATTCGACGACGTCCACTTCTCATATGACGACGAGGAGCAGGTCCTCCGCGGGATCGATTTCACCGTCGAGAAAGGTGAGTTCGTCGGGTTCGTCGGACAATCCGGCGCGGGGAAGTCGACCATCGTGTCGCTTCTGGCTCGGTTGTATCCAGTCGATAGAGGTGAGATCAGAGCAAACGGGATCCCGATCGACGAGATGGACATTGCCGAGTGGCGCGACCGACTCTCGATGGTCAGACAGGACCCGTTCATCTTCAATGATACGCTTCGGTACAACCTGACGCTCGAAAATCGAGATGTCTCTGAAAGCGAACTCGACCAAGTGTGTAAAATCGCGAAAGTTGACGAGTTTATCGATGAGCTGCCGAAGGGATATGATTCGTTACTGGGTGACGACGGGGTTCGACTATCCGGCGGACAACAGCAGCGCGTTGCACTCGCTCGTGCCCTGTTGGAGGATGCCGACGTGTTAATTCTCGACGAAGCGACCAGTGACCTCGACTCGAACTTAGAGAAAAAGGTCCAGCGCGCGATCGAGGAGATGGATCGTGATTACGCAATCGTCACGATCGCTCATCGACTGTCGACAGTGAAGAACGCCGACCGGATCTATACAGTTGAACGGGGACGAATTACGGAAGTCGGTGAGCACCGGGAGCTGGTTGATAACGACGGAAAATATGCAGAGTTGTATGGGATCCAGTCAAGTGGATAG
- the kdsB gene encoding 3-deoxy-manno-octulosonate cytidylyltransferase gives MGHLVFSDVDGVLTDSKININQDGEVFKSFDVKDGYGIVQWKKKDGCDFVIVTSRESEAVKKRASELGVREVHQGVQDKKRKAKEITSRLGFDLADTVYIGDDLTDVEAMETVGIACCPANAIQDVKNKCTYISQYNGGEGAVRDILTHLDTASQTVLGVIPARYGSTRLPGKPLAEIAGKPMIQHVYERASNATLLDDLIVATDDERIVEAVESIGGAAMMTESDQPTGTDRVAEVAAKVGSDYTINIQGDEPLIDPNVIDAIVQALRKNAPKVATPISAIEDKSLLDNENTVKVVTDTDGKALYFSRSKIPSGGKVGTTYKHIGLYGFETKLLLDYIDMQSDLESAEDLEQLRLLENGYEIQTVQTNYDSKEVNVESDIPVVEKKIQQERNDGTQ, from the coding sequence ATGGGTCACTTAGTTTTTTCAGATGTTGATGGAGTTCTCACAGACTCAAAAATAAACATCAACCAAGATGGAGAAGTATTCAAATCTTTTGATGTGAAAGACGGATATGGGATCGTACAGTGGAAAAAAAAGGACGGTTGTGACTTCGTAATCGTTACATCTAGGGAGTCAGAAGCCGTTAAGAAACGTGCTTCAGAGCTTGGTGTGCGAGAAGTACATCAAGGTGTGCAAGATAAAAAACGGAAAGCCAAAGAAATTACATCCCGTCTCGGATTCGATCTGGCGGACACAGTGTACATCGGGGACGATCTGACAGATGTAGAAGCGATGGAAACTGTCGGCATAGCTTGTTGTCCAGCAAACGCGATTCAGGATGTCAAAAATAAATGTACGTACATTAGCCAGTATAACGGGGGAGAAGGGGCTGTTCGAGATATTTTAACCCACTTGGACACGGCTTCTCAAACGGTGCTTGGCGTTATTCCGGCTCGATACGGATCAACGAGACTTCCGGGTAAACCATTAGCCGAGATCGCTGGAAAACCGATGATCCAGCATGTATACGAGCGTGCAAGCAACGCAACGTTACTTGATGATCTCATTGTCGCCACAGACGATGAGCGAATCGTTGAGGCTGTCGAATCCATCGGTGGTGCCGCAATGATGACGGAGTCTGATCAGCCGACGGGAACAGATCGAGTCGCAGAAGTCGCAGCAAAAGTCGGTTCGGACTATACGATCAACATTCAGGGCGATGAGCCACTTATCGATCCGAATGTCATTGACGCTATCGTACAAGCGCTTCGAAAAAACGCTCCAAAAGTCGCAACACCGATTTCTGCAATCGAGGATAAATCACTTCTTGATAATGAAAACACCGTCAAAGTAGTAACTGATACCGACGGCAAAGCGTTGTATTTCTCGCGGTCAAAAATTCCATCTGGAGGAAAAGTGGGGACAACGTACAAGCATATTGGATTGTATGGGTTTGAGACGAAGCTGTTACTCGATTACATCGATATGCAGTCAGATCTAGAATCAGCTGAAGACTTAGAACAACTCCGTCTGCTCGAAAACGGCTACGAAATACAAACAGTCCAGACTAACTACGATTCCAAAGAGGTCAACGTGGAAAGTGATATACCCGTCGTAGAAAAAAAGATACAGCAAGAACGTAACGATGGAACTCAGTAA